In the genome of Treponema pedis, one region contains:
- a CDS encoding ATP-binding cassette domain-containing protein codes for MFLSKIGETEVNKLSEKNNELNNTVKNLLIDKVKIADEELFLKIKQIGASIISKITDDYIGSKLKFEKNISLMNNFLVYGFLNFLLAAVFIISCIAVIYNKITLGTLEAFQLYTSQLWTPIERIVNIRRQYINDKPYIKEFFAALDLSMQELKYEKIEKITLKNYSGISKNNEPLNKPVNFSFNKGNIYLVQGENGAGKSTLLYSLLGLSNRYSGDIYFNNRKIYAGLSILDISFNGASSFISPYGNLAKSSNLSSGQTRYNQIHHALNEDKHLIIIDEPTNYLDTDKKREVLNLIKSKHNSEVIIIIITNDDFVNKFFPAADSLILEKL; via the coding sequence ATGTTTTTATCCAAAATAGGAGAAACTGAGGTTAATAAGTTATCCGAAAAAAATAATGAACTTAATAATACCGTAAAAAATTTATTGATAGATAAGGTTAAAATTGCAGATGAAGAATTATTTTTAAAAATTAAGCAGATTGGCGCTTCAATAATATCGAAGATAACTGATGATTATATCGGAAGTAAATTAAAATTTGAAAAAAATATTTCACTTATGAATAATTTTTTAGTATATGGATTTTTAAATTTTTTATTGGCGGCAGTTTTTATAATATCCTGTATTGCCGTTATTTATAATAAGATAACATTAGGTACTTTGGAAGCTTTTCAATTATATACATCGCAGTTATGGACACCTATTGAAAGAATTGTTAATATCCGCCGTCAATATATAAACGATAAACCTTACATAAAAGAGTTTTTTGCCGCTTTGGATTTAAGCATGCAGGAGCTTAAATATGAAAAAATTGAAAAAATAACATTAAAGAATTATTCGGGTATTAGTAAAAATAACGAGCCGTTAAATAAACCTGTAAATTTTTCTTTTAATAAGGGGAATATATATCTGGTACAAGGTGAAAACGGTGCGGGAAAAAGCACCTTACTTTATTCTTTGTTGGGTCTGTCAAACAGATATTCGGGAGATATTTATTTTAATAATCGAAAAATATATGCAGGATTATCAATATTGGATATATCATTTAACGGTGCATCTTCTTTTATAAGCCCTTATGGAAATTTGGCAAAATCATCGAATTTATCAAGCGGACAAACTAGGTATAATCAAATACATCATGCTTTAAATGAAGATAAACATTTAATAATAATCGATGAACCTACAAATTATCTTGATACCGATAAAAAGCGGGAGGTTTTAAACTTAATTAAAAGTAAGCATAATTCGGAAGTAATTATAATTATTATAACGAATGATGATTTTGTAAATAAATTTTTTCCGGCTGCGGATAGTTTAATATTGGAAAAATTATAG
- a CDS encoding aspartyl protease family protein → MKRNQCKLIKILNSCLIFLCFFSSIFAQNEAECEKVVEVVFEACNKKSESQLLPYLAESFSIAGYKDDMAKTILKQLISAVGNIVSYEKKESRLEADKLILEYSIDYSQVGKKDSMFVFNKDNLLVEAEFMKIAVKTLSPQERVIEYNKDKFISVPVILAGNLPLVEVLLNGESCLFLLDSGAPFSILNSKYIDGVDTSEKKLGSLHDINGNASTSNMDIVMVKELEFAGNKMKNQKIVILDMSHLETYLKTDGIYGLIGYDMLKEYDFFLDYSKKTLTLINPDYIDGFIKNNKLKIYSKIACSMIEHIPVVETLIGNKIYRLGIDTGAEFNLIDSFYFSELESFLKNKEKTELGGASGAKREIYQAEVKTMKIGKKTYKDLKTGFSDISHLRKIKDGYEGILGYPFLSVHPILISYKRKELILFK, encoded by the coding sequence ATGAAAAGGAATCAATGTAAATTAATTAAAATATTAAATTCTTGTTTAATATTTTTATGTTTTTTTAGCAGCATATTTGCACAAAATGAGGCCGAATGCGAAAAAGTTGTGGAAGTCGTATTTGAGGCTTGCAACAAAAAGTCTGAATCGCAGCTGCTGCCTTATTTAGCCGAAAGTTTTTCCATAGCCGGATATAAAGATGATATGGCAAAGACCATATTGAAGCAGTTAATATCGGCGGTAGGAAATATAGTTTCTTATGAAAAAAAAGAAAGCCGTTTGGAAGCCGATAAACTTATTTTAGAATATTCGATTGACTATTCCCAAGTAGGAAAAAAAGATTCCATGTTTGTATTCAATAAGGATAATTTACTTGTCGAAGCTGAATTTATGAAGATAGCAGTGAAAACTTTATCACCTCAAGAAAGGGTAATCGAATATAATAAAGATAAATTTATTTCCGTTCCCGTAATTCTTGCAGGAAACCTTCCTCTTGTTGAAGTGCTCCTCAACGGTGAAAGCTGCTTATTTTTATTGGACAGCGGGGCGCCTTTTTCCATTTTAAATTCAAAGTATATTGATGGAGTGGATACAAGCGAAAAAAAGTTAGGTAGTTTACATGATATCAACGGTAATGCTTCAACTTCAAATATGGATATAGTAATGGTAAAAGAATTGGAGTTTGCCGGGAATAAAATGAAAAATCAAAAAATAGTAATTCTTGATATGTCTCATCTTGAAACATACTTAAAAACGGACGGTATATACGGATTAATAGGGTATGATATGTTAAAAGAATATGATTTCTTTTTAGATTATTCAAAAAAAACTTTGACGCTTATTAATCCTGACTATATTGACGGTTTTATAAAGAATAATAAATTAAAAATATATTCAAAAATTGCATGTTCTATGATAGAGCATATTCCGGTGGTTGAAACTCTTATAGGAAATAAAATCTATAGATTAGGAATCGATACCGGAGCAGAGTTTAATTTAATAGACAGTTTTTATTTTAGTGAATTGGAAAGTTTTTTAAAAAATAAAGAAAAAACTGAGCTTGGAGGAGCTTCCGGGGCTAAACGGGAAATATATCAAGCTGAAGTAAAAACGATGAAAATCGGTAAAAAAACATATAAGGATTTAAAAACCGGTTTTTCGGATATTTCACACTTAAGAAAAATAAAAGACGGCTATGAAGGGATTTTAGGTTATCCTTTTTTATCCGTTCACCCTATTCTTATAAGTTATAAGCGGAAAGAACTTATTTTGTTTAAATAA
- a CDS encoding ABC transporter substrate-binding protein — protein MKRILLSISLVCVVSACLFATGSKEVSPKENFTAKVVLPSGGPAIALSKLVYEKTQFENSVTEYEVVAGPDVLQARILSGEADIAIVATNFASVVYAKNKSVTLIAPVVWGNLYCITSENISSIAELKGKTVYSFGRGVTPDLTVREILSKNGLNPDKDVTFQYLSSAADIPPAFLSGKAGIAIAAEPSLSAILAKKPDTKILIDIQNEWKEKLGGLSYPQASLIVKTEFLKNHGEYVKAFIEAAKNSVDWVNANNAAAAEYASNITVLPPVTVITKAIPRLNIYFVDAKKAVTAIEKYLSVLAASDPKFIGGNLPDEGFYYQAK, from the coding sequence ATGAAACGAATCTTATTATCCATTTCATTGGTTTGTGTTGTATCCGCTTGTCTTTTTGCAACCGGAAGTAAAGAGGTCAGCCCTAAAGAAAACTTTACCGCCAAGGTAGTTTTGCCGTCGGGAGGCCCTGCAATTGCTCTTTCAAAATTGGTATACGAAAAAACGCAATTTGAAAATTCAGTTACGGAATATGAAGTTGTCGCAGGCCCCGATGTATTACAGGCCCGTATCCTTTCGGGAGAAGCCGATATTGCAATTGTTGCAACTAATTTTGCCTCCGTAGTTTATGCTAAAAATAAATCGGTAACCTTGATTGCTCCGGTTGTTTGGGGAAATTTATACTGTATTACTTCAGAAAACATTTCTTCAATTGCAGAGCTGAAAGGAAAGACCGTTTATTCTTTCGGAAGGGGCGTAACTCCCGATTTGACTGTAAGAGAAATTTTAAGCAAAAACGGATTGAATCCCGATAAAGATGTAACTTTTCAATACTTATCATCGGCAGCGGATATTCCTCCGGCTTTTTTAAGCGGAAAAGCAGGTATCGCAATTGCCGCCGAGCCGAGCTTAAGCGCTATTCTTGCGAAAAAACCCGATACAAAAATCCTAATTGATATTCAAAATGAATGGAAAGAAAAATTGGGAGGTCTTTCATATCCTCAAGCATCTTTAATAGTTAAAACGGAATTCTTAAAAAACCACGGTGAATATGTAAAAGCTTTTATTGAAGCTGCTAAAAATTCGGTAGACTGGGTAAATGCAAACAATGCAGCCGCAGCCGAATATGCTTCAAACATTACCGTACTTCCGCCCGTTACGGTTATAACTAAAGCAATTCCGCGTTTAAATATTTATTTTGTTGACGCGAAAAAAGCCGTAACGGCTATAGAAAAATATCTTAGCGTATTGGCGGCTTCCGACCCTAAATTTATCGGCGGAAATCTTCCCGATGAAGGCTTTTATTATCAAGCAAAATAA